A single genomic interval of Daucus carota subsp. sativus chromosome 1, DH1 v3.0, whole genome shotgun sequence harbors:
- the LOC108226420 gene encoding acireductone dioxygenase 1, protein MAIEAWFMEENDEDQRLPHHRNPKEFVSPDHLADIGVLYWHLNPKNYENDEELQKIRQERGYNYMDLLDLSPEKVENYEQKLRNFYTEHIHEDEEIRYCLEGSGYFDVRDKDDHWIRIWIKPGDLIILPAGIYHRFTLDTTDYIKLMRLFLGEPVWTAYNRPQDNHPSRREYIKNFAEKVGVGTPLTAH, encoded by the exons ATGGCGATTGAG GCATGGTTTATGGAAGAAAATGATGAAGATCAGAGGCTTCCCCACCATCGCAACCCTAAAGAGTTCGTTTCTCCTGACCATCTAGCAG ATATTGGCGTTCTTTATTGGCATTTGAACCCGAAAAATTATGAAAACGATGAAGAATTGCAGAAAATTAGACAGGAAAGGGGCTATAACTACATG GATTTACTGGATTTGAGCCCTGAGAAAGTGGAAAATTACGAGCAGAAGCTGCGTAATTTCTACACAGAGCATATTCATGAGGATGAAGAGATACGTTACTGTTTGGAAGGGAGTGGTTACTTTGATGTTCGTGACAAGGATGACCATTGGATTCGAATTTGGATAAAGCCTGGTGATCTCATTATCCTTCCTGCTGGCATTTACCACCGCTTTACTCTAGACACCACTGACTATATCAAG CTGATGAGGCTGTTTCTGGGAGAACCTGTATGGACTGCATATAATCGGCCACAAGATAACCATCCTTCGCGAAGGGAGTACATTAAAAATTTCGCGGAGAAGGTCGGAGTTGGAACACCTCTTACAGCTCACTGA
- the LOC108225861 gene encoding VAN3-binding protein isoform X2, translating into MKQAQMFRPPETPMEPMEFLSRSWSVSALEVSKALAPPPPLLAKTISAGGGAAAGTIFEDLAGELEEVMTVSGNPFSFASSQTSQLIMERIMSQSEVSPRTSGRLSHSSGPLNGSLSDSPPVSPSEMDDLKFGRMNNNVNSQFRGGAPSGAPPAGGGKTVGRWLKDRREKKKEEARAQNAQLHASVSVAGVAAAIAAIAAATAASSATGKDEHMAKTDMAVASAATLVAAQCVEAAEQLGAERDHLASVVSSAVNVRSAGDIMTLTAAAATALRGVATLKARALKDVWNIAAVIPVEKGMNISGNGGSNNSSNGSFSGELLPEENFLGICSRELLARGCELLKRTRKGDLHWKIVSVYINRVGQVMLKMKSRHVAGTITKKKKNMVLEVIKDMPAWPGRHLLEGGEYRRYFALKTVLRGVVEFECRNQREYDIWTQGVSRLLAIAAEKKSRHKI; encoded by the exons ATGAAGCAAGCTCAGATGTTCAGACCACCAGAGACTCCAATGGAGCCAATGGAGTTCTTGTCTCGTTCTTGGAGTGTCTCTGCTCTTGAAGTCTCCAAAGCCTTGGCCCCACCTCCTCCTTTACTCGCTAAAACCATCAGCGCCGGTGGTGGTGCTGCTGCTGGCACCATTTTCGAGGACCTTGCCGGCGAGTTGGAGGAAGTCATGACTGTTTCCGGCAACCCTTTCTCCTTTGCTTCTTCTCAAACCTCACAACTTATCATGGAACGTATCATGTCTCAGTCT GAGGTTTCACCAAGGACATCTGGAAGACTTTCACACAGCAGTGGTCCACTGAATGGCTCTCTCAGTGATAGCCCCCCTGTTTCGCCCTCTGAAATGGATGACCTTAAG TTTGGTCGTATGAATAATAATGTAAACAGCCAGTTCAGAGGCGGTGCCCCTAGTGGCGCCCCTCCTGCTGGAGGCGGGAAGACAGTAGGAAGGTGGCTAAAGGAcagaagagagaaaaagaaagaggaaGCAAGAGCTCAAAATGCACAGCTCCATGCTTCGGTTTCAGTGGCTGGAGTTGCTGCTGCTATTGCAGCGATTGCTGCTGCAACAGCTGCCTCATCCGCAACAGGAAAAGATGAACATATGGCTAAAACTGACATGGCAGTGGCTTCTGCTGCCACACTGGTTGCAGCCCAATGCGTTGAGGCTGCAGAGCAATTAGGTGCAGAGCGTGATCATCTAGCATCAGTTGTTAGTTCAGCAGTTAATGTTCGTTCTGCTGGTGATATCATGACGTTAACAGCAGCCGCAGCTACTG CTCTGCGTGGTGTGGCCACGTTGAAGGCTAGAGCACTGAAGGATGTGTGGAACATAGCTGCAGTGATCCCTGTTGAGAAGGGAATGAATATCAGTGGCAATGGGGGAAGTAATAACAGTTCAAATGGTAGCTTCAGTGGTGAGTTACTCCCTGAAGAAAATTTTCTTGGTATTTGCAGTCGGGAATTACTTGCCAGAGGTTGTGAGCTCCTTAAGCGCACGCGTAAAg GTGATCTTCATTGGAAAATAGTATCTGTTTATATCAACAGGGTGGGCCAG GTGATGCTGAAAATGAAGAGTAGACATGTTGCTGGGACCatcacaaaaaagaaaaaga ATATGGTGTTGGAGGTGATCAAAGATATGCCAGCGTGGCCAGGGCGCCACTTGCTCGAGGGTGGTGAATATCGTCGATACTTTGCGTTGAAGACAGTGTTGCGCGGGGTCGTAGAATTCGAGTGTCGAAATCAGAGAGAGTATGATATATGGACTCAAGGTGTTTCAAGACTGCTTGCCATTGCTGCAGAAAAGAAAAGCAGGCATAAAATTTGA
- the LOC108225861 gene encoding VAN3-binding protein isoform X1, with amino-acid sequence MKQAQMFRPPETPMEPMEFLSRSWSVSALEVSKALAPPPPLLAKTISAGGGAAAGTIFEDLAGELEEVMTVSGNPFSFASSQTSQLIMERIMSQSQEVSPRTSGRLSHSSGPLNGSLSDSPPVSPSEMDDLKFGRMNNNVNSQFRGGAPSGAPPAGGGKTVGRWLKDRREKKKEEARAQNAQLHASVSVAGVAAAIAAIAAATAASSATGKDEHMAKTDMAVASAATLVAAQCVEAAEQLGAERDHLASVVSSAVNVRSAGDIMTLTAAAATALRGVATLKARALKDVWNIAAVIPVEKGMNISGNGGSNNSSNGSFSGELLPEENFLGICSRELLARGCELLKRTRKGDLHWKIVSVYINRVGQVMLKMKSRHVAGTITKKKKNMVLEVIKDMPAWPGRHLLEGGEYRRYFALKTVLRGVVEFECRNQREYDIWTQGVSRLLAIAAEKKSRHKI; translated from the exons ATGAAGCAAGCTCAGATGTTCAGACCACCAGAGACTCCAATGGAGCCAATGGAGTTCTTGTCTCGTTCTTGGAGTGTCTCTGCTCTTGAAGTCTCCAAAGCCTTGGCCCCACCTCCTCCTTTACTCGCTAAAACCATCAGCGCCGGTGGTGGTGCTGCTGCTGGCACCATTTTCGAGGACCTTGCCGGCGAGTTGGAGGAAGTCATGACTGTTTCCGGCAACCCTTTCTCCTTTGCTTCTTCTCAAACCTCACAACTTATCATGGAACGTATCATGTCTCAGTCT cAGGAGGTTTCACCAAGGACATCTGGAAGACTTTCACACAGCAGTGGTCCACTGAATGGCTCTCTCAGTGATAGCCCCCCTGTTTCGCCCTCTGAAATGGATGACCTTAAG TTTGGTCGTATGAATAATAATGTAAACAGCCAGTTCAGAGGCGGTGCCCCTAGTGGCGCCCCTCCTGCTGGAGGCGGGAAGACAGTAGGAAGGTGGCTAAAGGAcagaagagagaaaaagaaagaggaaGCAAGAGCTCAAAATGCACAGCTCCATGCTTCGGTTTCAGTGGCTGGAGTTGCTGCTGCTATTGCAGCGATTGCTGCTGCAACAGCTGCCTCATCCGCAACAGGAAAAGATGAACATATGGCTAAAACTGACATGGCAGTGGCTTCTGCTGCCACACTGGTTGCAGCCCAATGCGTTGAGGCTGCAGAGCAATTAGGTGCAGAGCGTGATCATCTAGCATCAGTTGTTAGTTCAGCAGTTAATGTTCGTTCTGCTGGTGATATCATGACGTTAACAGCAGCCGCAGCTACTG CTCTGCGTGGTGTGGCCACGTTGAAGGCTAGAGCACTGAAGGATGTGTGGAACATAGCTGCAGTGATCCCTGTTGAGAAGGGAATGAATATCAGTGGCAATGGGGGAAGTAATAACAGTTCAAATGGTAGCTTCAGTGGTGAGTTACTCCCTGAAGAAAATTTTCTTGGTATTTGCAGTCGGGAATTACTTGCCAGAGGTTGTGAGCTCCTTAAGCGCACGCGTAAAg GTGATCTTCATTGGAAAATAGTATCTGTTTATATCAACAGGGTGGGCCAG GTGATGCTGAAAATGAAGAGTAGACATGTTGCTGGGACCatcacaaaaaagaaaaaga ATATGGTGTTGGAGGTGATCAAAGATATGCCAGCGTGGCCAGGGCGCCACTTGCTCGAGGGTGGTGAATATCGTCGATACTTTGCGTTGAAGACAGTGTTGCGCGGGGTCGTAGAATTCGAGTGTCGAAATCAGAGAGAGTATGATATATGGACTCAAGGTGTTTCAAGACTGCTTGCCATTGCTGCAGAAAAGAAAAGCAGGCATAAAATTTGA
- the LOC108225641 gene encoding protein tesmin/TSO1-like CXC 3, with amino-acid sequence MGDDDGVGLERESEDVDATEAGDVATDTPQRKQINTPVSNFEESPVFNYLNNLSPIAGVRSVHITQTYNSLNLASLPSVFTSPHVSTIKDSKFLRRHHLRDPSKLEFSSENVNKASKQQEVAGIFDDSSEVQNFSPVSASSKPPHLPNELSRTVTYEPVNLDSDVALCSVMQTKCIPELSGSCSTLGPSMHIDSGICQIGSEINIEGASHIDEEKEVSDCDWNNLLSDEGGLSIFESPIDSKSLNDPSQKSHEAGMSFRTSLFDDLPKNLAIQAVEPCQLSETDDMSFQHKESNMNEIAENHDLLVSLSSEAGDTNEIVDGELASNIQRGLRRRCLLFEMTGSRRKPLTDISNVGPITLSHSHDNILSNDKCLVPNKPKHDIRRCNLSGIGLHLNALASTSVNHKVGKYEELNTDKQPLSVFPSAVCLNPSNRQEQQKDSLVASSSEMDMLPAGEYISLVEDAGQASEDVLNEELVDNSAKKKRQKVESGGEGESCKRCKCKKSKCLKLYCECFAAGLYCVEPCACHECFNKPIHEENVLAARNQIESRNPLAFAPKVIRSSESMIDVGEESGKTPASARHKRGCNCKKSGCTKKYCECFQGGVGCSINCRCEQCKNTFGRKHGSSYIRMEVELEKDVEGEACESVIEKNLQIRTVQNGAEQNTRFGLPETPLPSDRQLIAPPLSSKSMRPPRSTFLAVESSSQEFGKLNRSQSKFKKHINAQEDEMSENLQPIMGDVQSDSPNSKRASPLHGKAGFTPGLRSSRKLILQSIPSFPSLTPKH; translated from the exons atgGGTGATGATGATGGAGtgggtttagagagagaaagtgaagatgttgatgctactgaAGCAGGAGATGTTGCTACGGATACTCCACAGAGAAAACAGATCAATACTCCTGTCTCTAACTTCGAG GAATCTCCTGTCTTCAATTATCTCAACAACCTTTCTCCTATTGCGGGGGTTAGGTCTGTGCACATTACTCAGACATACAACTCACTTAATCTTGCATCTCTTCCGTCAGTTTTCACTTCACCCCATGTTAGCACCATCAAGGACTCTAAATTCTTAAGAAG GCATCATTTACGCGATCCATCAAAACTTGAGTTCTCTTCTGAGAATGTAAACAAAGCAAGTAAACAGCAAGAAGTTGCAGGCATTTTTGATGATTCCAGCGAGGTGCAAAATTTCAGTCCAGTGAGTGCCTCTAGTAAACCACCTCATCTCCCAAATGAGCTTTCAAGAACTGTGACTTACGAACCTGTTAACCTTGATTCTGATGTGGCTCTGTGCTCTGTGATGCAAACCAAATGTATACCAGAATTGTCTGGATCGTGTAGCACTCTTGGTCCATCTATGCATATTGATTCTGGAATTTGTCAAATTGGAAGTGAAATTAACATAGAGGGAGCAAGCCATATTGATGAGGAGAAAGAAGTTTCTGATTGTGATTGGAATAATTTACTTTCTGATGAAGGTGGCTTATCAATCTTTGAATCTCCAATTGATTCAAAGTCTTTGAACGATCCTAGTCAGAAATCACATGAGGCTGGGATGAGTTTCCGCACTTCTTTGTTTGATGATCTACCCAAAAATTTAGCTATTCAGGCAGTTGAGCCTTGTCAACTATCTGAAACAGATGATATGTCTTTTCAACATAAAGAGAGTAATATGAATGAAATAGCTGAAAATCATGACCTCCTTGTTTCCCTGAGTAGTGAGGCAGGGGACACAAATGAGATAGTGGATGGCGAG CTTGCTTCAAATATACAGCGTGGTTTGAGAAGACGTTGTCTGCTTTTTGAGATGACGGGATCTCGAAGGAAACCCTTGACCGATATTTCAAATGTCGGCCCAATCACGCTATCTCATTCTCATGATAATATTTTGTCCAATGATAAATGTCTTGTTCCTAATAAGCCTAAGCATGATATTCGAAGATGCAATCTATCTGGAATCGGTTTGCACTTAAATGCTCTTGCATCAACATCAGTAAACCATAAAGTCGGAAAATATGAGGAATTAAATACTGACAAACAACCACTAAGTGTGTTCCCCTCAGCTGTTTGTCTAAATCCTTCAAATAGGCAAGAACAACAAAAAGATTCTTTAGTTGCAAGTTCATCTGAAATGGATATGCTCCCTGCTGGAGAATACATCTCACTTGTTGAAGATGCGGGTCAAGCTTCAGAAGATGTTCTGAATGAAGAATTAGTTGACAATAGTGCAAAAAAGAAGAG GCAAAAAGTGGAAAGTGGTGGAGAAGGTGAGTCTTGCAAGCGTTGCaagtgtaaaaaatcaaagtgCTTAAAGCT TTACTGTGAATGCTTTGCTGCTGGTCTCTATTGTGTGGAGCCATGTGCTTGTCACGAATGCTTCAACAAGCCTATTCATGAGGAAAATGTTCTTGCAGCTCGCAATCAAATCGAATCTCGCAATCCCCTTGCATTTGCTCCTAAAGTGATCAGGAGCTCAGAATCTATGATAGACGTTGGG GAGGAATCTGGAAAGACTCCTGCTTCCGCTAGACATAAAAGAGGATGTAACTGCAAGAAATCTGGTTGTACGAAGAAATATTGTGAATGCTTCCAG GGAGGTGTTGGGTGCTCAATTAACTGTAGATGTGAACAGTGTAAAAATACATTTGGTAGAAAGCATG GGTCTAGTTATATACGAATGGAAGTCGAACTAGAGAAGGACGTAGAGGGTGAGGCATGTGAGAGTGTGATTGAGAAAAACCTGCAAATTAGAACAGTCCAGAATGGCGCAGAACAAAATACGAGATTCGGACTTCCTGAGACACCTTTACCATCTGACAG ACAATTGATTGCGCCACCACTGTCCTCCAAGAGTATGAGACCACCACGCTCGACTTTTCTAGCTGTTGAATCCTCCAGCCAAGAGTTTGGAAAACTAAATCGATCTCAATCCAAGTTTAAGAAGCATATAAATGCACAAGAAGATGAGATGTCTGAAAATCTCCAGCCTATCATGGGTGATGTACAGTCAGATTCTCCCAACAGTAAGAGAGCTTCTCCTCTTCACGGGAAAGCTGGCTTTACCCCTGGTCTAAGAAGCAGCCGTAAGTTGATACTGCAGTCTATTCCATCCTTCCCTTCTCTCACCCCTAAGCACTAA